One genomic region from Gemmatimonadota bacterium encodes:
- a CDS encoding AAA family ATPase codes for MTKHRLPIGIQTFRKIREENCYYVDKTAHIRRLIDEGKHYFLSRPHVILFRDTTLEEYRLWDKH; via the coding sequence ATGACCAAACACAGACTGCCCATCGGCATTCAGACCTTCCGCAAAATTCGGGAGGAAAACTGCTACTATGTCGATAAAACTGCCCACATTCGGCGGCTGATTGACGAGGGTAAGCACTACTTTTTGTCGCGTCCACATGTCATCCTGTTCAGGGATACTACACTGGAGGAGTACAGGTTATGGGACAAGCATTGA
- a CDS encoding phytanoyl-CoA dioxygenase family protein: protein MGQALTEREIEAVVREVTDEEVAFYHEYGWVMMKQLVDSEFATELLRVGQEWLKRNDEEKGGRRSVGLARREETEPFRSFMFSERMSKNATRLVNRKRLKGVDIPLRYRIDILQHKPPGAAGATYHQDSSEHGSDRVGELQFWLALVEVPPEMSAMRFVSRSHREGPLGSVFKDDRGNLLEQYPNLTSVLELSPPFHYQPGDCTVHHGYTVHGGPPNSTDKSRWSYLFSYSPSDTRYWNGTAANWGSERKRLSDSDNPTVHFSE from the coding sequence ATGGGACAAGCATTGACGGAGCGTGAAATCGAAGCCGTCGTTCGAGAGGTCACAGACGAAGAAGTGGCTTTTTACCACGAATACGGGTGGGTCATGATGAAGCAACTCGTGGACTCGGAGTTCGCAACGGAGCTCCTGCGCGTGGGGCAAGAGTGGTTGAAACGCAATGACGAAGAGAAGGGCGGCAGACGGTCCGTCGGCCTGGCGCGGCGGGAAGAGACCGAGCCGTTCCGCTCGTTCATGTTCAGCGAGCGCATGTCAAAGAACGCAACACGACTCGTGAACAGGAAGCGGCTCAAGGGCGTAGATATCCCACTTCGCTATCGCATCGACATCCTCCAACACAAGCCCCCGGGGGCAGCCGGAGCCACTTATCATCAGGACTCGTCAGAGCACGGCTCTGATCGCGTGGGCGAACTCCAGTTCTGGCTTGCTCTGGTGGAAGTGCCACCGGAGATGAGTGCCATGCGATTCGTCAGCCGCTCACATCGCGAAGGACCGCTTGGCTCGGTATTCAAAGATGACCGGGGCAACCTGCTCGAGCAGTACCCAAATCTGACGTCTGTGCTGGAGCTCTCTCCGCCGTTCCATTACCAACCGGGTGACTGCACTGTGCATCACGGATACACAGTCCATGGCGGTCCACCCAACAGCACCGACAAGTCGCGCTGGTCATACCTCTTCTCATACTCCCCTTCTGACACGCGATACTGGAACGGGACCGCAGCCAACTGGGGCAGCGAGCGGAAGCGTTTGAGTGATTCGGACAATCCCACGGTCCATTTTTCCGAATAA
- a CDS encoding phytanoyl-CoA dioxygenase family protein, with translation MISVQQWDFFQEHGYLIVENVISVQRLVALREALEKRYDLEGEKAGTEGSTPPGVRRLCNLIGKGRVLEELAIEPIALEMARLVIGEDMRWQAMNFHDPMPGDPRPLQAIHADRSFFKNCTAYLNVVWALDDMTEENGATRLVPGSHKKPWPRDVLGDLQEAVAGEIYATCKAGTGIFCHGDVWHGARANLSKSPRRVIHMGYSCPNTAPQYEIAGSLTQDIRERLGEHCALIPDPLSSFDLEKP, from the coding sequence ATGATTTCTGTACAACAATGGGATTTTTTTCAAGAACACGGTTATCTGATCGTTGAAAATGTAATCTCTGTACAACGATTGGTAGCGTTGCGAGAGGCCCTGGAAAAGAGATATGATCTGGAGGGCGAAAAGGCAGGGACAGAGGGATCGACCCCTCCGGGCGTTCGCAGGTTGTGCAATCTCATTGGTAAAGGCCGCGTCTTAGAAGAGCTGGCAATCGAGCCGATTGCATTGGAAATGGCCAGGCTGGTGATTGGAGAGGATATGCGCTGGCAGGCCATGAATTTTCACGATCCCATGCCCGGTGATCCGCGTCCTCTTCAGGCAATCCACGCCGATCGATCGTTCTTTAAGAATTGTACTGCATACCTCAATGTGGTGTGGGCACTTGATGATATGACAGAAGAAAACGGTGCGACTCGCCTTGTGCCGGGGTCACATAAAAAACCCTGGCCCCGAGATGTTCTGGGCGATCTCCAAGAGGCAGTTGCTGGAGAAATCTACGCGACCTGTAAGGCTGGAACTGGCATTTTTTGCCACGGTGATGTCTGGCATGGCGCACGTGCAAACCTTTCAAAATCACCCAGGCGTGTGATCCATATGGGATACAGTTGTCCAAACACTGCGCCTCAATATGAAATTGCAGGCTCTTTGACGCAGGATATTCGCGAGCGGTTGGGCGAGCATTGTGCGCTCATTCCAGATCCCCTATCGTC